ataattgCAGGTAATCaaagcgtacatggagatttTGCAAATGGAACTTGAAAATGCAAACATACATATTGCAGCGTTCCTGGAGATTGAAGCATCGGTAACTTTAAATATAGGTTTAATATAACATGCACTGAGTATATTGGGGGTAGTATAGGGGGTTTACTGATTTAACATCGTTTTCATGCACAGTTTTATGCGATTAAACATGAAGAGGAAAGAGGAAGCATAGATTACAAGAACCAAATAAAGTTGTGCTTAATTGAACCTTTGTGGTATGTATTTGACTACAACAAGGTTCTTATCCCAATCCACCATTGCACAAACCACCACTACACACTGCTTGTGGTTGATAATGAGAAAAAGAGGATTATGCACATGAACTCTTTGCAACCTCCAGAGAATGAAAGGGATGaggaggaaaaattccataagAAGGCTGGATATGTGTGGTAAGTGATCGTATCAAAAAAGTTATAGGGTGCCTTTAAGTTTTCATAATTTCTTGAAAAAGAATACATGAATAATTGTATGCTGCATTGAACAGATGAAACATCTCATGAAGTTTCTCCAAGAAGTAGAATTGTCAAACAAACATTATCCGGACGACAGCCAAGAAGCGGATATTGAGAATTATAGATATAAGAGTGTTGGCGAGACAAATCAAGGGGATTTGGATGATAGAATCCTTCCGATGAATGACATGGAGAAAATGGTAAGAAGATGGGTGCTTGACAACTTCGAAGCTATTAAAGAATACAAGCTGGAGGAAGACTTTGACTGTCCTCAACAAAAGTCACTATCGTAAGTCCATTCTCAAAACTTTGTCATTGATTCAAAAAGTCTAAAAATTGTTCAGAAACTTGCAGGGGGCAATAGGTTTCATTTCAGTGTCCCTAACATAAAATGAAAGATTTGCAGGGCGGACTGTGGAAAACAAGTCAAAAATACATGTTTCATTAACAGGTccctactggggtcagtaggaggtcctactagggtcagtaggaccaTTGTCACTTATAACTGGTGCCTACTGGGctcagtaggaggtcctattAAACCTACTGTGCTTCAGTCGCTTAACTGGTCCTATAACTGGTGcttactggggtcagtaggaggtcctattagggtcagtaggTGATCATACTAGGGTTAGTAGGTGAtcctactggggtcagtaagaGGTCCTATGGATCCTTCAGTGATAAACAAGCTactgcaaaaacaaatgaaaataacaaatgcCATACACAAgcaatgaaaacatgaaaaatagACATATATTCAAACCAGCAACACAGAAACTCTGTTACAGATTCAATAAATCAATGAATCacccaaagaaaaacatatttagTCTGTTACCAACAGGAAAAAGTATAAAAGTTATATAATTCCATAATAGAATCAAAGAGGTTCAGTGCAGGTCGCCTTGTTATGATTGCCTAATTTTTGACACCAGCCACAACGAATGAGCTTCTTTTGAGTCTCTCCACTTGACTTGaacctctttttcttcagcCTTCCAGGGGGCCTCTTCACATGGGGAGGATGTATAAACTCATCATTAGCAAATTCAGCAGAAGCCATATCAGCATTACAAAGAGGGAAAAGTGGAACATCATAGCCCTTCTTGCAGTAGTCAGCAAAGTAATGCGGATCTACAAATGCATAAACATCTTTTGAGGCAGCTTGAATTGCAGCAAGAGCATGAGAGCAAGGAAAACATTCAATCTCCCATTTTCTACACGTGCAAGAACAAATACCAAGGTCAACAACATGAGAATACTTCCCTCGAACTTCATAGATATTTGTGGTCGAGTAAACCACATTAAACTGTGAAGCAGCATCCATACGTTCTTTCAAACGATCTTGCATTTTAGGAGTAAGTGGTGTAGTCCAGAGTTGAGC
Above is a window of Fragaria vesca subsp. vesca unplaced genomic scaffold, FraVesHawaii_1.0 scf0511668, whole genome shotgun sequence DNA encoding:
- the LOC101313271 gene encoding uncharacterized protein LOC101313271 is translated as NLDHTEDRSPKLLQVFLDARDNDGDTFWASQTKPIVVQGTDIIDLVEENYMSDSVIKAYMEILQMELENANIHIAAFLEIEASFYAIKHEEERGSIDYKNQIKLCLIEPLWYVFDYNKVLIPIHHCTNHHYTLLVVDNEKKRIMHMNSLQPPENERDEEEKFHKKAGYMKHLMKFLQEVELSNKHYPDDSQEADIENYRYKSVGETNQGDLDDRILPMNDMEKMVRRWVLDNFEAIKEYKLEEDFDCPQQKSLS